Proteins encoded in a region of the Oscillospiraceae bacterium MB24-C1 genome:
- the rny gene encoding ribonuclease Y — MLPYVICGFIAFVIGAVIAFPAGVNYRKNVAEKELGTAETEAKRIVSEAIKSAESKKKEALVEAKDEIFKLKTEAEREIKERRTEVSRLERRVQHKEETIDKKVDNLDKKEEALQAKLKSAEQKLEEAELVKKSQFEMLEKVSGFTIEQAKDYLLKNLEGELTHEKALRISQMEARLKEEADVKARNIISLAIQRCAADQVVETTVSVVPLPSDEMKGRIIGREGRNIRALETLTGVDLIIDDTPEAITLSSHDPVKREIARIALERLINDGRIHPARIEEMVDKARKEVETKIKQDGERVVLETSVGSLHPELVRLLGRMRYRSSYGQNVLVHSTEVAYISGMIAAEIGADVTVARRAGLLHDIGKSMTHEIEGSHVAIGVDLAKKYKESPEVIHAIEAHHNDVEPRTVIACIVQAADAISAARPGARRENLENYVKRLEKLEEIATSFNGVEKCYAVQAGREVRVMLKPEVVDDDGMIIIARDIVKKIEEELDYPGQIKVHVVRETRAIEYAK; from the coding sequence ATGTTGCCCTATGTAATATGCGGTTTCATTGCATTTGTAATCGGTGCTGTTATTGCCTTTCCCGCAGGCGTTAATTATAGAAAGAATGTAGCAGAAAAGGAACTCGGCACAGCCGAGACTGAAGCAAAACGTATCGTTAGTGAAGCAATAAAATCAGCGGAAAGTAAAAAGAAAGAAGCCCTTGTCGAAGCTAAAGACGAAATTTTCAAACTCAAAACCGAGGCCGAGCGCGAGATCAAAGAGCGGCGCACCGAGGTTTCGCGGCTGGAGCGCCGCGTGCAGCACAAGGAGGAGACGATCGACAAGAAGGTCGACAATCTCGATAAGAAAGAAGAAGCCCTTCAGGCCAAACTTAAATCTGCCGAGCAGAAACTTGAGGAGGCTGAGCTGGTCAAAAAAAGCCAGTTTGAAATGCTGGAGAAAGTCTCCGGGTTTACCATTGAGCAGGCCAAGGACTATCTGCTTAAAAACCTTGAGGGTGAGCTAACCCACGAAAAGGCTCTGCGAATTTCACAGATGGAGGCTCGTCTGAAAGAGGAAGCCGACGTCAAGGCCCGCAACATCATTTCGCTGGCAATTCAGCGTTGCGCGGCAGATCAAGTGGTGGAGACTACTGTATCGGTTGTGCCGCTGCCCTCCGACGAGATGAAAGGTCGCATTATCGGCCGAGAAGGTCGCAACATTCGTGCGCTTGAGACACTCACCGGCGTCGATCTCATCATTGATGACACGCCCGAGGCCATTACGCTCTCGAGCCACGACCCTGTCAAGCGCGAAATCGCGCGTATTGCTCTGGAGCGCCTGATCAACGACGGGCGTATCCATCCCGCCCGTATCGAAGAGATGGTGGACAAGGCACGTAAAGAGGTTGAAACCAAGATTAAGCAAGATGGCGAACGCGTCGTTCTCGAAACATCCGTTGGTTCGTTGCATCCCGAGCTTGTTCGATTGCTGGGTAGAATGCGTTATCGCTCCAGCTACGGCCAGAACGTTTTGGTGCATTCCACTGAAGTCGCTTACATCTCTGGCATGATCGCCGCCGAAATCGGTGCCGACGTCACCGTCGCCCGCCGAGCCGGTCTGCTTCATGACATCGGTAAATCCATGACCCACGAAATTGAAGGCTCCCACGTCGCCATCGGCGTCGACCTTGCCAAGAAATACAAGGAGTCCCCCGAGGTTATCCACGCAATTGAGGCGCATCACAACGATGTTGAGCCGCGCACCGTGATCGCTTGTATTGTACAGGCGGCCGACGCCATCTCAGCTGCGCGCCCCGGCGCACGCCGCGAAAACCTCGAAAATTATGTCAAGCGTCTTGAAAAGCTTGAGGAAATTGCAACTTCCTTCAACGGTGTTGAAAAATGTTATGCCGTCCAAGCAGGACGCGAAGTGCGCGTGATGCTCAAGCCCGAGGTTGTGGATGACGATGGCATGATCATTATCGCTCGTGACATTGTCAAAAAAATCGAAGAAGAGTTGGACTATCCGGGCCAAATCAAGGTGCATGTCGTTCGCGAGACCCGCGCAATTGAATACGCGAAATAG